The Asterias rubens chromosome 1, eAstRub1.3, whole genome shotgun sequence genome segment ATGTGAAAGAAGCGAAGTACCCATGATCGTTTCACCTTTGTGACAGCAGGTAGTGAATCTGAAGGGTGTCAGGTCACCAGTGAATTCCATGACAGatttaataaaatatacaaatccAATTAGTCCAGTGCTTGGAGGCTATGGTGGCTGCTGGACACTTGTGTTTCAACTTCTAATTCTAATCAATTGGTGCAAATGTCAATTTGAGTTGACTTCTTTTTCTTAGGTCTTGATTTACAGAATTATCTTAATTAAGAAAAAGGGTTAACTTTGggaatattaatattattagtgGGTCAACAACGAAAATGgagatcggggggggggggggggtgtggcaggcctgtatgcttgtttttgaaaggataagggcacgaaggcatgtcctccttggtaaagggcaacctatgaggaaattgttaactAATTGCTACTACTAGAGCATGTCCAGGGCATgcaggcattgaccagggggcatggaggcaaccgcCTTCTTTTTTGCCTCCTTGAATTGTCAGACCTGGAATGGagggaaggggctggtttgaccacaagaagatACATGTAGAAACCCAACGGACAATATCAAGGGTGGGAAAACATTTCTCAACACTTTTATGTGACAGAGTTACATTTGTAATGTCAACATTATTCTTTTGTTGTCCCATCTGTGGCCCTTATGATTGTCAAACTCAAACACAGATGTTGTGGTTTAATGGtcctttatttgtttaaatatctGTATTGATAAACAACATCAAGGTCGCTTTTATTagaatttgaatttttattaCAACAGTTGCACGTTCAGACAATTATGATCAAAGTCatctgatttgtttttttaaatctgtgatatGCGTAAAATGTGGTGTTTTGTAAATCTTTAACAAGGAACTCCGAGGTATGTTCTTAGCCCTGATCCAAGTTGTATGAAATAAGTCATTTCACAGTTCTCCCTCATATTAGGCGAAAGCTCCTGCATAAATGCACTCACATTATGCTTAATCATGAATGTTGAACAAACTTTGGGAATGTTAGTGTAAAATGTTGTATTTACGCTAAAAAGCTACATACCTCTACAGTATATGTAGCCCTACACTGAACAACAGTGTTGTCAAACATATAGTAAACTataaattaaactaaaattCAATTTGGAAGTTACTGGAAAATAAATTGATTGCTTTAAAAATCAAGAAAAATGGTAGTTATACTGTAATGGCAGCCCTTAGTCatgttaaaggtagtggacactattggtaattactcaaaataattattagcatgaaaccttacttggtaatgagtaatggggagaggttgatagtttaaaccactaagagaaacggctccctctgaagtggagtagttttcgagaacgaagtagtttaccatgaatttgatttcgagacctcagatttagaatttgaggtctcaaaatcaagcatcagaaagcacacaacttcgtgtgaaaagggtgttttttctttcactgttatctcgcaacttcgatgaccgattgagctcaaattttcacaggtttgttatttcatgcatatgttgagatatagcaagtgagacgactggtctttgacaattaccaataatgtccactgtctttaagtagcAGTCAGAACAGGTTTAGCAACATTCCAGGGAATAATTGGCTCTCTTCTTACACCAGATTTAGATTTTCTAATGTTGCATAGGCGCACAATAGAGCCACGGGCTACACGTGACAGTAATGTAATTAAGATCGCTTcagttttgtgtaaattgcaTTGATTCTAGGTTTGtattcaaatttaaaatctgtttCATTTGGTGCAGCTGTACAACCTGTGACTAAATGTAACACATGTTGTAGAAAATTAACAAGTAAACTGGCAAGGATCTTTGACTTTATACCAGTCGCCTGAGGTGGCCATCAGTGAGCGGTGCTACACCCAACCATGGGACCTAACGGATCCACGTAAATCTACCCTGAATTAAACTGTAATCTTGGTGGGGCATCAATTAAGATTGCCAAGACATCTCTGTTTCTTCAAATCAAGAGTGTGTCCAGAGATATTATTGACAATCCTGCTCCTCCTGATATGTTTCTAAATGAGTTTTAGCTGTGTCTTGTTGTGTATAGCAGCAGATGTTTGGGTGTTGCTTTATGGCACTGGCTCAGATCAGAGACAATAAAAATAGCAGTTGGAAAACGAAACTTATTTTAGAACTGGGAAAATAGAATTAGTTGTTGCGAACTGCTCACTAATACCATGTTATTGCTCCATGCTAATACAAGGAAAAGGAAATgaatttgttaattgttttgttttattttagaacTCTCACCAGAAATAAGTGTTTGGGATATATCACTGCTAATATTAGAGCACAGAGAAAGGTCCATGGTCCGTTCTATGCACAGAGTAAGGAGCTATACAGGGTGTGGCTTGATTGCATGTTTAGgatgaccatggaggtaggatgaCCTTGCATagtttaaagtcattggaccctttcggttcagaaaaacaaataaaagttcacagatttacaaataacttacagggtttacagaaggcaatggtgaaagacttctcttgaaatattattccatgaaatgctttactttttgagaaaacagcaaaacaatataaattctcgttaacgagaattacggatttattctaaacacatgtcatgacacggcgaaacgcgcggaaacaagggtgggtttttccgttgttttctcccgactccaatgaccgattgagcctaaattttcacaggtttgttatttgatatagaagttgtggtacacaaagtgtgggccttggacaattctgtttgcccgaaagggtccaatggctttaagcatggAGGTCCAATTCTACCTCCATACTAATCTCCTGGAGTCTAAACAACAAAATTCTGGGAGTCTAAAAAAAGAAACCTGGGCAAATCCTGGTATGTATTCTAGTAGAATGGACATGTGATGACCTTGATGCTAGCTTACTTTATGATgatgctacatacatgtagtaaaacCCATGGACTGCTGGTAATAAGTGAAGTGATTAGCAAAGCTGACTGATAAGGTCATATCTGGAGATCCACATTGTTAAAGGGGTAATGAGGTCCTTGCTctgtaatgtacatgtgtacagcCAGTTGATGGCTGACTTTATCTTTATTGCATTCCAGCTTGTTATGAGAAATAATTCCAACTCATGAATTAAATAAATCCAACTTTTGAATCAAGCATCAGttcttgtactttttgtaggttATAAACTATTGTTAAGTGCAATTTAAAATTGTAgacatttgtaaaaaatgtgtgaCTGTACACTGAAAAGGACGGCATTTTTATGTGATTGTATGATTATTCCTTTTCATGACCAGTTtcagagctgcttttaagcattAAATATTATTGACTTACTAGAATAAGTCCGCCAGTCAAACACAACGTAATGGTAATACTGTGTGTGACTGGTTTCCAGCTTTAatttttcagtgttttttttgttttgtttttgcttcagGAATTTACTCAGCACAGTTTCCTGTTGACCatctctatgatattgggccagaAAGTTAGCACACATTTCCCCAAACTTACACTGCTGCAGGGTTTATGGAATAGAAATTGTGTAGTGAGCACTACAATTAAGAAGATGTTAAGATGTTCAGAAGTTCTGTGAAATACTGTAAGGCCCAGGTGGGACATTGTAGCTTTGAATGAGAAGGGGAATGcggttttattttcaaaagtgcaCTTATGTACACTGGAAAATCCGAGAGGCcatttaaattttttgaaatcGCAACAAGGGGAAGACTACCATGTCTGTTTTAACATGATTGCAAGACAATCTGAAGATGATCTGAAGACGGTCTGAAgaggatcagagcatactgatccaaACGTTAAGTCGTTaaccactgtttttttttccagaaccaACATTACTCCAAAGAGAtactcacatggtgttaccaaaaacctttcttagttcatgattgcaatttgtttttcccACTGAacttattatttcattatttttttcgttATCTTCAGAGTGAAAGTCCGGCAGCAGCCGAAGAGACCAAGACAGAGGAACCTGCTGCTGTAGCCTCCACTCCAGCAGAGACTAAAGGCACTACTGAAGAAAGTAAAGACACAACTCCAGCTGAATCCACATTAGCCACTGGCGAAGAGACTAGGCAAACAGAGGAACCGGCCGCAGCTGAAACACAGGTAAATGTATGGCGTCTTCAAAGTTGCCTTCTGGTTTGGCAACAACAGATATCTTTGCATTTACACTGGATAGCTTTATTCAAGTTTTTTATGTCAACAAGAAAACTCCCCAGCAtctgaatattatttttgtgcgAGCAATAAATTTTGTCAGGATATTGTGAGACAGTCCACTGTAGGTTTTCATCTTCCAACTTAAAGCCATTTAATTAATAGGAAACtgtttcttgaaaatgaaaACTGTGGTGATTTTCCAGTTCAGTTCTTGGCAAAACGATGAGTTacttgtttatgttttctttctaAAAGAGGCGGAATCCTCTGTGGTGGGTAGACCTATCCtttttttatgtatgtttaCAAATTGGATAGTGATATCACTATTCCCATCTGAATGTTTAATAAGGACATAAGAAGGGCTGGAATACTCAATAGACCCCTGGCCAGTAaactctttttttctctcttaaaATTTACTGATGCATATTTCAGATTGCCAAGTCCAAATGTCATTCTCAAAGTTCAGTAATTTTAAAAGAGGAATAATTTATTTGGTCTTTTCAAAGTAATTATGgcatattcattttgtttaagtttCAAGACCTAGTTGTCTAATAGAAATGTTCTTTGTATAAAGTCAAAAAACCTTAAGCTGTCAACAATTCAAATTGATTAGGTTTTTGACACCCACTTTcacatttgttttgctttattttgtgtgtatgtgttgaatattttgtttttgtttgctttgcttgactgaaaaaaataatttgttttgttgcattttatttttaacctcAAATTACAGTCTGAAGTAGAACCCCCCAAAACAGAATCAACAGAGGCCCCTGAGCCAGTAGAAAGCACAGAAAATGTAGCCCCTGAACCAGTAGAAAGCAAAGAAGTGGCTCCTGAACCAGCGGAAAGCAAAGAAGAGGCTGCTCCTGAACCTGTAGAAAGCAAAGAAGTGGTGACCCCTGAACCTGTAGAAAGCAAAGAAGAGGTGGCCCCTGAACCAGTAGTAGAAAACAAAGAAGAGGTTGCCCCTGAACCAGTAGAAACAAAAGCAGACGTGGCCCCTGAACCTgtagaaaacaaacaagaagCAGCTCCTGAACCAGTAGAAAGCAAGGAAGAGGCAGCCCCTGTACCAATAGAGGTGGCCCCTGAACCAGTGGAAAGCAAAGAAGAATTGGCCCCTGAACCAGAACCAGTAGAAACCAAAGAAGAGGTGGCCCCTGAACCAGTAGAAAGCAAGGAAGAGGCAGCCCCTGTACCAATAGAGGTGGCCCCTGAACCAGTGGAAAGCAAAGAAGAATTGGCCCCTGAACCAGAACCAGTAGAAACCAAAGAAGAGGTGGCCCCTGAACCAGCAGAAAGCAAGGTTGAAGCAGCCCCAGAACCTGAAGAGAACAGACAAGAGGATGCAGCACCACAAGTAATTACATGTAGCCTCGGATTGATCAATGCTTACAAATGTTGAAAGTCACATCATTTGTTTACAGAAACATACATTTGAAACATGCATACATTTGTTGCTTTAACCACTTGCTCGATTTCATAGGACAACTTCTTTGTAATACAAAGGTTAGATCTTGCCTTATTGAAGTCCTGTTCCATGGAAGTTTTTTGCATAATGCAGAAGTTTATTCAGAATCCCACAGCTCTGAATTtaatatgcatacatgtacattaaaacaTGGCAGTTTTAAGTTACTTTATCTTCCTTTTATTTGCACCTGCACGCTTGTTAATTGATTTATTAATATCACCATCACAGGAAGAGAAGGCGATAGAGAGTCCTGAGGTAGCACCTGCACCAGAAGAAGTTAAAACAGAAGAGGTCCAAGAAACACCACAAGTACTGcactttttcttttgatttgatttgccCTGCTTTGTTGAGTTCGTTTGATTATGTTAGAGCAGGTTTAATGGTCCTTtgcaaattgaaattgaattttttAGCAGATCCCAGTCATAAATTATAGTCCTTAGTTTAGTAAGACAAGCAATAGGCTGAATGTTTCTTTCCTAGCTGTTGTAGGGGATCTGGATACGAGGGGTCCGAATTTGCAGCAAACTTAAAAATAGGCTGACTACAAAACTTTTACCTGTGAATGAGAAACGAAACAAGTAATCGGGGCGTCAAAAAATATGTTGCGCCTAAAGTACACGCAGACAGCCCTGTGGGGTCACACTCGGCAAgttttcacattattttgtcaCAATGCTACATAGAGCATGCATCCTATCCCATTTGTAAGCATGATTTGTTGCATTGTTCTTGTtaacttgggttttttttttccaaaaaaattacaatgagTGATTTTTGTGTTGCTCTTAATTGGCTGATTGCTAACAGGTTCTCTGCttcattgttttgttcttttttgttgtattccCAAAGGAACCAGCCGAAGTGCAATCTGAGCCAGAAGCCAGCAAAACAGTAGATGAACAAACCCCAGAACAAGTACATGCTCCTTTTGTTGCTTTTGACTggttttcacacattttttcttcaacagttttttttcttcttcagtttatacttgttcatgtttttaaaatgtctaACCAAGATcgaacacacaacaaaaagtaaacaaaacagtgCCACTTAGACCTGTTTTTGAGGCAGTTTAATTACTTGTTTTTCTCTTGTTGGAAATTAATAAACAATCAGTTAATTTGGCTGTTAGCACTGCTTTATGATTTGCATCTTTTTGCCAAATGCTACACACAGGCTGACGAGTCCTTGACAGTTACTGAGCCCAAGGAGGAACCAGTAGCGGCTGCAGCGGAGACTACAGACACAACACAAGTATATTACACaccctttttttgtttctttgcttGCTTTATATCACCTTCTAATTTGCTTGCATGGTTTATGAAATTTTGGAATTGGAAATGATTGCCTGGTTAATTAGTCACTCAGTAATACTGACATGAAAGATATTTGTGGGCTATGGTTAGCTGTCTGGATTAGGTTAATCAATGACTGACACCGCCATGGAGGTAGTTTTTCTGCCATTTGAGAGTTTTAAATTACTTGAAGATTAGCTGTTTATTAGCGTATATAACTATAGCCTTCAAAACAATTCCACTGGAGGCAATTTAATTTCCCAATGGGTGAGCCCATTGATGGGCATGTCATGTGTAGTGAGTGTTTGCATGACGTATCAATGTCAAACAAACGCTACAAACAAAACTaccttttcacatttttttttagagttaaGAAGAAAGCTAGAATATTAGGCAATTAGCAAAagttagtgttttttcttcaatctaGCTGACCGATAACTGAAAAACTGTGAAGGTTTTATATGTTATCTTTGGCAGACTTTGATCCCCTGAGACTAACCAAAAAATCATGGTCCCTGAAGTTGTCAAAGCGTCAGAAATGAAAATCTAATATAATCAATAGCATGTGATTGATATAAGATttgaaataaacacaacaaaacttcaatGAGAACCACAACATTGTCATCTCATGTTACTTGGTACAAGATAGGTTCctatacaccaagtaaaaaataTTCCAAAGACAAACATTTGGGTCCAAAATACCCCaaagtttttaaagaaaaaaacaaaacctgggAGAACCCTTGTATGGAAACTTATTTTTGATGATGTATTTCAAATATCTCCTATAATGTTGTACAAAACCTCTCTGGCTAATTGTGAGATGCAAATTGTTGGCAGTTCTCCCATAAAAACACCACTGCGTGACCTTTAAACTTGCGTAGTAAACGAAGCAAATCGGGCAATCTCCTGATTGCATATCTGATCCCTCTACATTCCGACAAAGAAACTGGCCAGCCCAACTCGGCTAGCTCCCTCGCTCTCTATCTATCTCTCGCTGTCATCGAGGCGTAGGATTTACAAACCAACAGCTTCCACCCCGAAGGGATCTGGTGTCCATCTGTGGAATGGGATGTGATCCTAATCATACATGATTTATGAGTAGGCTTTGGTATTGGTATGTTTACTAGGACGAGAAGCCTGCGGCCAAGGAAGCCACTGCGGAAACGGCAGTGGAGGAAGAGCAGGCTTCACAAGATACTTCCGAGCCCCCACAAATACTACCTCCTTTAATTTTCAGCCACTTCCATTTTCTTGTTGTGCTTTAAAGAGATGTTGAGACAGTAGATTAAGGAAGAGGACTTTTTTATTCCAACCCCCCTAGTTTTCAAGAATGTATCATACAAACATGATGTTAACATCCTTAAATGAGGTTCATATTTTAAGAAGCCTGCCCCCAGAAATATGTTGTTGTGGTGGTCTTGTTGGGGGATTATTTTTAGGGGGGTGGGGGCTAAAGTATAATTTTTACTTGTTGACACtttgagcttaaattttttaTGAGAGCAGATAAAATACAAATGATTAGATTACCAGTATTTTTTAACTTTGATATTTAACAGATCCTACACTATGTCCTTAAAAGGAAAATGGAAGTtaatgtaaaatgaaaataccatGTTCTCTCTCCCTACCAACACAGTTGAACACAAATGTCAACCAATCACTTGAATTAAGCGAGGCAATCCTTTTTATACATTTCATCACTTCAGCATGACATAGTTTTTCTCTCTATAG includes the following:
- the LOC117296776 gene encoding fibrous sheath CABYR-binding protein-like isoform X4: MEVDTKVQDTLNAIWGAIAALNRRVDTLEDKIKRKEEQNSESPAAAEETKTEEPAAVASTPAETKGTTEESKDTTPAESTLATGEETRQTEEPAAAETQSEVEPPKTESTEAPEPVESTENVAPEPVESKEVAPEPAESKEEAAPEPVESKEVVTPEPVESKEEVAPEPVVENKEEVAPEPVETKADVAPEPVENKQEAAPEPVESKEEAAPVPIEVAPEPVESKEELAPEPEPVETKEEVAPEPVESKEEAAPVPIEVAPEPVESKEELAPEPEPVETKEEVAPEPAESKVEAAPEPEENRQEDAAPQEEKAIESPEVAPAPEEVKTEEVQETPQEPAEVQSEPEASKTVDEQTPEQADESLTVTEPKEEPVAAAAETTDTTQEEKPEVEAAPVEPSPASEPEAVKEEKPEVEAAPVEPSPASEPEAVKEEPKDETPAPEAQVKTESPAEVEPETETKTPEEVTAAADETKEEEVAKEEEAVEPTPAADDVAPAAEETPAEAAPEETPAEPSPPAEEPKTEEPEVDAAGDAPAAAEPEAEVTNGIGPGGDEAAEEETKAEESSSLKQEVAAAAAETNGTDVVEVAE
- the LOC117296776 gene encoding fibrous sheath CABYR-binding protein-like isoform X1 — translated: MEVDTKVQDTLNAIWGAIAALNRRVDTLEDKIKRKEEQNSESPAAAEETKTEEPAAVASTPAETKGTTEESKDTTPAESTLATGEETRQTEEPAAAETQSEVEPPKTESTEAPEPVESTENVAPEPVESKEVAPEPAESKEEAAPEPVESKEVVTPEPVESKEEVAPEPVVENKEEVAPEPVETKADVAPEPVENKQEAAPEPVESKEEAAPVPIEVAPEPVESKEELAPEPEPVETKEEVAPEPVESKEEAAPVPIEVAPEPVESKEELAPEPEPVETKEEVAPEPAESKVEAAPEPEENRQEDAAPQEEKAIESPEVAPAPEEVKTEEVQETPQEPAEVQSEPEASKTVDEQTPEQADESLTVTEPKEEPVAAAAETTDTTQEEKPEVEAAPVEPSPASEPEAVKEEKPEAEAAPVESSPASEPEAVKEEKPEVEAAPVEPSPASEPEAVKEEPKDETPAPEAQVKTESPAEVEPETETKTPEEVTAAADETKEEEVAKEEEAVEPTPAADDVAPAAEETPAEAAPEETPAEPSPPAEEPKTEEPEVDAAGDAPAAAEPEAEVTNGIGPGGDEAAEEETKAEESSSLKQEVAAAAAETNGTDVVEVAE
- the LOC117296776 gene encoding fibrous sheath CABYR-binding protein-like isoform X5, encoding MEVDTKVQDTLNAIWGAIAALNRRVDTLEDKIKRKEEQNSESPAAAEETKTEEPAAVASTPAETKGTTEESKDTTPAESTLATGEETRQTEEPAAAETQSEVEPPKTESTEAPEPVESTENVAPEPVESKEVAPEPAESKEEAAPEPVESKEVVTPEPVESKEEVAPEPVVENKEEVAPEPVETKADVAPEPVENKQEAAPEPVESKEEAAPVPIEVAPEPVESKEELAPEPEPVETKEEVAPEPVESKEEAAPVPIEVAPEPVESKEELAPEPEPVETKEEVAPEPAESKVEAAPEPEENRQEDAAPQEEKAIESPEVAPAPEEVKTEEVQETPQEPAEVQSEPEASKTVDEQTPEQEEKPEVEAAPVEPSPASEPEAVKEEKPEAEAAPVESSPASEPEAVKEEKPEVEAAPVEPSPASEPEAVKEEPKDETPAPEAQVKTESPAEVEPETETKTPEEVTAAADETKEEEVAKEEEAVEPTPAADDVAPAAEETPAEAAPEETPAEPSPPAEEPKTEEPEVDAAGDAPAAAEPEAEVTNGIGPGGDEAAEEETKAEESSSLKQEVAAAAAETNGTDVVEVAE
- the LOC117296776 gene encoding fibrous sheath CABYR-binding protein-like isoform X6 — encoded protein: MEVDTKVQDTLNAIWGAIAALNRRVDTLEDKIKRKEEQNSESPAAAEETKTEEPAAVASTPAETKGTTEESKDTTPAESTLATGEETRQTEEPAAAETQSEVEPPKTESTEAPEPVESTENVAPEPVESKEVAPEPAESKEEAAPEPVESKEVVTPEPVESKEEVAPEPVVENKEEVAPEPVETKADVAPEPVENKQEAAPEPVESKEEAAPVPIEVAPEPVESKEELAPEPEPVETKEEVAPEPAESKVEAAPEPEENRQEDAAPQEEKAIESPEVAPAPEEVKTEEVQETPQEPAEVQSEPEASKTVDEQTPEQADESLTVTEPKEEPVAAAAETTDTTQEEKPEVEAAPVEPSPASEPEAVKEEKPEAEAAPVESSPASEPEAVKEEKPEVEAAPVEPSPASEPEAVKEEPKDETPAPEAQVKTESPAEVEPETETKTPEEVTAAADETKEEEVAKEEEAVEPTPAADDVAPAAEETPAEAAPEETPAEPSPPAEEPKTEEPEVDAAGDAPAAAEPEAEVTNGIGPGGDEAAEEETKAEESSSLKQEVAAAAAETNGTDVVEVAE
- the LOC117296776 gene encoding fibrous sheath CABYR-binding protein-like isoform X2, coding for MEVDTKVQDTLNAIWGAIAALNRRVDTLEDKIKRKEEQNSESPAAAEETKTEEPAAVASTPAETKGTTEESKDTTPAESTLATGEETRQTEEPAAAETQSEVEPPKTESTEAPEPVESTENVAPEPVESKEVAPEPAESKEEAAPEPVESKEVVTPEPVESKEEVAPEPVVENKEEVAPEPVETKADVAPEPVENKQEAAPEPVESKEEAAPVPIEVAPEPVESKEELAPEPEPVETKEEVAPEPVESKEEAAPVPIEVAPEPVESKEELAPEPEPVETKEEVAPEPAESKVEAAPEPEENRQEDAAPQEEKAIESPEVAPAPEEVKTEEVQETPQADESLTVTEPKEEPVAAAAETTDTTQEEKPEVEAAPVEPSPASEPEAVKEEKPEAEAAPVESSPASEPEAVKEEKPEVEAAPVEPSPASEPEAVKEEPKDETPAPEAQVKTESPAEVEPETETKTPEEVTAAADETKEEEVAKEEEAVEPTPAADDVAPAAEETPAEAAPEETPAEPSPPAEEPKTEEPEVDAAGDAPAAAEPEAEVTNGIGPGGDEAAEEETKAEESSSLKQEVAAAAAETNGTDVVEVAE
- the LOC117296776 gene encoding fibrous sheath CABYR-binding protein-like isoform X7 — encoded protein: MEVDTKVQDTLNAIWGAIAALNRRVDTLEDKIKRKEEQNSESPAAAEETKTEEPAAVASTPAETKGTTEESKDTTPAESTLATGEETRQTEEPAAAETQSEVEPPKTESTEAPEPVESTENVAPEPVESKEVAPEPAESKEEAAPEPVESKEVVTPEPVESKEEVAPEPVVENKEEVAPEPVETKADVAPEPVENKQEAAPEPVESKEEAAPVPIEVAPEPVESKEELAPEPEPVETKEEVAPEPVESKEEAAPVPIEVAPEPVESKEELAPEPEPVETKEEVAPEPAESKVEAAPEPEENRQEDAAPQEEKAIESPEVAPAPEEVKTEEVQETPQEPAEVQSEPEASKTVDEQTPEQADESLTVTEPKEEPVAAAAETTDTTQEEKPEVEAAPVEPSPASEPEAVKEEPKDETPAPEAQVKTESPAEVEPETETKTPEEVTAAADETKEEEVAKEEEAVEPTPAADDVAPAAEETPAEAAPEETPAEPSPPAEEPKTEEPEVDAAGDAPAAAEPEAEVTNGIGPGGDEAAEEETKAEESSSLKQEVAAAAAETNGTDVVEVAE
- the LOC117296776 gene encoding neurofilament heavy polypeptide-like isoform X8; this translates as MEVDTKVQDTLNAIWGAIAALNRRVDTLEDKIKRKEEQNSESPAAAEETKTEEPAAVASTPAETKGTTEESKDTTPAESTLATGEETRQTEEPAAAETQSEVEPPKTESTEAPEPVESTENVAPEPVESKEVAPEPAESKEEAAPEPVESKEVVTPEPVESKEEVAPEPVVENKEEVAPEPVETKADVAPEPVENKQEAAPEPVESKEEAAPVPIEVAPEPVESKEELAPEPEPVETKEEVAPEPVESKEEAAPVPIEVAPEPVESKEELAPEPEPVETKEEVAPEPAESKVEAAPEPEENRQEDAAPQEEKAIESPEVAPAPEEVKTEEVQETPQEEKPEVEAAPVEPSPASEPEAVKEEKPEAEAAPVESSPASEPEAVKEEKPEVEAAPVEPSPASEPEAVKEEPKDETPAPEAQVKTESPAEVEPETETKTPEEVTAAADETKEEEVAKEEEAVEPTPAADDVAPAAEETPAEAAPEETPAEPSPPAEEPKTEEPEVDAAGDAPAAAEPEAEVTNGIGPGGDEAAEEETKAEESSSLKQEVAAAAAETNGTDVVEVAE
- the LOC117296776 gene encoding fibrous sheath CABYR-binding protein-like isoform X10, with protein sequence MEVDTKVQDTLNAIWGAIAALNRRVDTLEDKIKRKEEQNSESPAAAEETKTEEPAAVASTPAETKGTTEESKDTTPAESTLATGEETRQTEEPAAAETQSEVEPPKTESTEAPEPVESTENVAPEPVESKEVAPEPAESKEEAAPEPVESKEVVTPEPVESKEEVAPEPVVENKEEVAPEPVETKADVAPEPVENKQEAAPEPVESKEEAAPVPIEVAPEPVESKEELAPEPEPVETKEEVAPEPVESKEEAAPVPIEVAPEPVESKEELAPEPEPVETKEEVAPEPAESKVEAAPEPEENRQEDAAPQEEKPEVEAAPVEPSPASEPEAVKEEKPEAEAAPVESSPASEPEAVKEEKPEVEAAPVEPSPASEPEAVKEEPKDETPAPEAQVKTESPAEVEPETETKTPEEVTAAADETKEEEVAKEEEAVEPTPAADDVAPAAEETPAEAAPEETPAEPSPPAEEPKTEEPEVDAAGDAPAAAEPEAEVTNGIGPGGDEAAEEETKAEESSSLKQEVAAAAAETNGTDVVEVAE
- the LOC117296776 gene encoding skin secretory protein xP2-like isoform X9; this translates as MEVDTKVQDTLNAIWGAIAALNRRVDTLEDKIKRKEEQNSESPAAAEETKTEEPAAVASTPAETKGTTEESKDTTPAESTLATGEETRQTEEPAAAETQSEVEPPKTESTEAPEPVESTENVAPEPVESKEVAPEPAESKEEAAPEPVESKEVVTPEPVESKEEVAPEPVVENKEEVAPEPVETKADVAPEPVENKQEAAPEPVESKEEAAPVPIEVAPEPVESKEELAPEPEPVETKEEVAPEPVESKEEAAPVPIEVAPEPVESKEELAPEPEPVETKEEVAPEPAESKVEAAPEPEENRQEDAAPQEEKAIESPEVAPAPEEVKTEEVQETPQEPAEVQSEPEASKTVDEQTPEQADESLTVTEPKEEPVAAAAETTDTTQEEPKDETPAPEAQVKTESPAEVEPETETKTPEEVTAAADETKEEEVAKEEEAVEPTPAADDVAPAAEETPAEAAPEETPAEPSPPAEEPKTEEPEVDAAGDAPAAAEPEAEVTNGIGPGGDEAAEEETKAEESSSLKQEVAAAAAETNGTDVVEVAE
- the LOC117296776 gene encoding skin secretory protein xP2-like isoform X11 is translated as MEVDTKVQDTLNAIWGAIAALNRRVDTLEDKIKRKEEQNSESPAAAEETKTEEPAAVASTPAETKGTTEESKDTTPAESTLATGEETRQTEEPAAAETQSEVEPPKTESTEAPEPVESTENVAPEPVESKEVAPEPAESKEEAAPEPVESKEVVTPEPVESKEEVAPEPVVENKEEVAPEPVETKADVAPEPVENKQEAAPEPVESKEEAAPVPIEVAPEPVESKEELAPEPEPVETKEEVAPEPVESKEEAAPVPIEVAPEPVESKEELAPEPEPVETKEEVAPEPAESKVEAAPEPEENRQEDAAPQEEKAIESPEVAPAPEEVKTEEVQETPQEPAEVQSEPEASKTVDEQTPEQEEPKDETPAPEAQVKTESPAEVEPETETKTPEEVTAAADETKEEEVAKEEEAVEPTPAADDVAPAAEETPAEAAPEETPAEPSPPAEEPKTEEPEVDAAGDAPAAAEPEAEVTNGIGPGGDEAAEEETKAEESSSLKQEVAAAAAETNGTDVVEVAE